In Parasteatoda tepidariorum isolate YZ-2023 unplaced genomic scaffold, CAS_Ptep_4.0 HiC_scaffold_1540, whole genome shotgun sequence, the genomic window tgctaacaATTTGTACGACTGGGCAATGTCACAATACCTTCCTCTTAAAGACTTTCAGTGGATTGATCCTGCCACAGAAGTGTTAAGTACCCCACCATATAGCTCCACCGGATACATCCTGGAAGTCGACTTAGAATATCCGTCAGATCTCCACGACAACCACTCCGACCTTCCCCTTGCTCCGGAAACTGCCATTCCTCCTGGCTGCAAAGAAAAAAGACTCCTAACCACCCTGAACAACAAGCAGAGATACATGCTGTACTATCAAAACTTGCAACTTTACCTTCAGCATGGCCTCAAACTCAATAAAGTGCACAGGATTTTACAGTTCGAGCAAGCCCCGTGGTTAAAATCATACATTGATTTAAACACCACCCTACGAACAGCTGCAACTaacgattttgaaaaaaatttctacctaTTGATGAACAATGCAGTCTTCGGAAAAACAATGGAGAACATTAGGAGTAGAGTGGATGTAAAACTCTGTGGTACTGCTCCTAAGGCAGAGAAGTTGATAGCGCGATCCAACTTTCAAGAAAGAACCATTTTCTCCGAAGATCTTGCAGCGTTTCACATGCGACGGACAGTCCTGACTTTCAACAAACCGATTGTTGTCAGGATGGTCGTACTAGACGTCTCCAAAACGTTAATGTATGACTTCCATTACTCGAAGATGATACCAAAATATGGTAGTCATTTAAAACTTCTGTACACAGATACCGATAGCTTCATCTACAACATCGTGACAGAAGATGTCTATGCCGACATGGCGCAAGCGTTGGAGCTGTATGACACGTCTGATTACTCGCCCAACAACATCTATGGTCTTTCCTTAGTTAATAAGAAAGTTCTTAGGAAAATGAAAGACGAGACGAAGGGAGAAGTCGTGACGGAGTTTGCCGGCATCAGGTCCAAGGTATACATTTATAAATCTGGAACTAATACCGTGAAGAAGCTGAAGGGGGTCAAAAAGgctgttattgaaaaaaagatctCCTTTGAAGATTATATGCAGTGTCTTTTTCAGCACAAGGAATTGATGACATGCATGAACCTAATCAGATCAAAAACGCATCAAATTTATTCCATTACTGCAAGCAAGATCGCACTGTCACCACATGATCAAAAGCGACACGTCTTGGCGGACCGCATCAGTACCTTACCATTTGGCCACTATTCCTTGAGGAATGACGATGAGTaagcaatataaatttataaaataaaaaaataaaaaaaataaaaataaaaataaaaaagatcgaAGAaggattttacaaaaaaaagaaaatgaaaactg contains:
- the LOC122272919 gene encoding uncharacterized protein (The sequence of the model RefSeq protein was modified relative to this genomic sequence to represent the inferred CDS: added 334 bases not found in genome assembly) yields the protein MEEEYDKNQPSNYILYFDANNLYDWAMSQYLPLKDFQWIDPATEVLSTPPDSSTGYILEVDLGYPSDLHDNHSDLPLAPETAIPPGCKEKSLLTTLNNKQRYMLLFSTISMYYQNLQLYLQHGLKLNKVHRILQFEQAPWLKSYIDLNTTLRTAATNDFEKNFYLLMNNAVFGKTMENIRSRVDVKLCGTAPKAEKLIARSNFQERTIFSEDLAAFHMRRTVLTFNKPIVVRMVVLDVSKTLMYDFHYSKMIPKYGSHLKLLYTDTDSFIYNIVTEDVYADMAQALELYDTSDYSPNNIYGLSLVNKKVLRKMKDETKGEVVTEFAGIRSKVYIYKSGTNTVKKLKGVKKAVIEKKISFEDYMQCLFQHKELMTCMNLIRSKTHQIYSITASKIALSPHDQKRHVLADRISTLPFGHYSLRNDDE